A window from Telopea speciosissima isolate NSW1024214 ecotype Mountain lineage chromosome 8, Tspe_v1, whole genome shotgun sequence encodes these proteins:
- the LOC122638310 gene encoding uncharacterized protein LOC122638310 isoform X2 has product MTADTTTPSYWLNWRFFLSAIWVLIPMVLASILIWKYEGSNTSKPDRGETQQEPVGILYEDEAWRTCLKDIHPAWLLAFRIIAFSVLLALLVLNVIVDGAGILYFYTQWTFMLVTIYFGLGSLLSIYGCFQFRNRVGGDDTHHVGLEAEGGTYVAPIHGGNVNMCSTTKSSDPQEGSHIHQTAGIWCYVFQIIFQITAGAVMLTDCVFWLIIFPFLTMKDYNLNFLLVGMHSVNAIFLLGDTALNCLRFPWFRIAYFILWTGIFVIFQWIIHASESIWWPYPFLDLSSPYAPLWYLLVGLMHIPCYSIFALIMKMKNLSLKRWFPDSYLCMK; this is encoded by the exons ATGACTGCTGATACAACCACCCCTAGTTATTGGTTGAACTGGAGATTTTTCCTCTCTGCAATTTGGGTCTTGATCCCTATGGTTCTAGCATCAATACTGATATGGAAATATGAAGGCTCCAACACTTCAAAACCTGACAGAGGAGAAACCCAGCAAGAACCAGTAGGGATTTTATATGAGGATGAAGCTTGGAGGACATGTCTGAAAGATATCCACCCTGCTTGGCTATTGGCTTTCCGAATAATTGCCTTCTCTGTGCTGTTGGCATTGCTCGTTCTCAATGTCATTGTTGATGGAGCTGGCATACTTTATTTCTATACTCA ATGGACTTTTATGCTGGTTACCATTTATTTTGGG CTCGGTTCATTGCTCTCCATTTATGGATGTTTCCAATTTCGCAATAGAGTTGGCGGTGACGATACTCATCATGTGGGCTTAGAAGCAGAAGGCGGCACCTATGTAGCTCCCATTCATGGGGGAAATGTGAATATGTGCAGCACAACAAAGAGCTCAGATCCCCAGGAAGGAAGTCATATTCACCAAACTGCTGGCATTTGGTGTTATGTCTTCCAAATTATTTTTCAG ATAACTGCTGGTGCTGTAATGCTCACTGATTGCGTTTTTTGGCTTATCATTTTTCCATTTCTTACCATGAAAGACTACAATCTGAATTTT TTGCTGGTTGGTATGCATTCAGTGAATGCTATTTTCCTCCTTGGGGATACGGCTTTGAATTGCTTA CGATTTCCTTGGTTTAGGATCGCTTACTTCATTTTGTGGACGGGTATATTTGTGATCTTCCAGTGGATCATCCATGCTAGTGAATCAATTTG GTGGCCATACCCATTTCTTGACCTGTCTTCACCATACGCTCCACTATG GTATTTGTTAGTGGGGTTGATGCATATTCCCTGCTACAGCATTTTTGCTTTGATAATGAAGATGAAAAATTTGTCTCTGAAAAGATGGTTCCCTGATTCTTATCTATGTATGAAGTAA
- the LOC122638310 gene encoding uncharacterized protein LOC122638310 isoform X1, translating into MDFFTGSPKHSWQPVMTADTTTPSYWLNWRFFLSAIWVLIPMVLASILIWKYEGSNTSKPDRGETQQEPVGILYEDEAWRTCLKDIHPAWLLAFRIIAFSVLLALLVLNVIVDGAGILYFYTQWTFMLVTIYFGLGSLLSIYGCFQFRNRVGGDDTHHVGLEAEGGTYVAPIHGGNVNMCSTTKSSDPQEGSHIHQTAGIWCYVFQIIFQITAGAVMLTDCVFWLIIFPFLTMKDYNLNFLLVGMHSVNAIFLLGDTALNCLRFPWFRIAYFILWTGIFVIFQWIIHASESIWWPYPFLDLSSPYAPLWYLLVGLMHIPCYSIFALIMKMKNLSLKRWFPDSYLCMK; encoded by the exons ATGGATTTCTTCACAGGATCACCAAAACATTCCTGGCAGCCAGTCATGACTGCTGATACAACCACCCCTAGTTATTGGTTGAACTGGAGATTTTTCCTCTCTGCAATTTGGGTCTTGATCCCTATGGTTCTAGCATCAATACTGATATGGAAATATGAAGGCTCCAACACTTCAAAACCTGACAGAGGAGAAACCCAGCAAGAACCAGTAGGGATTTTATATGAGGATGAAGCTTGGAGGACATGTCTGAAAGATATCCACCCTGCTTGGCTATTGGCTTTCCGAATAATTGCCTTCTCTGTGCTGTTGGCATTGCTCGTTCTCAATGTCATTGTTGATGGAGCTGGCATACTTTATTTCTATACTCA ATGGACTTTTATGCTGGTTACCATTTATTTTGGG CTCGGTTCATTGCTCTCCATTTATGGATGTTTCCAATTTCGCAATAGAGTTGGCGGTGACGATACTCATCATGTGGGCTTAGAAGCAGAAGGCGGCACCTATGTAGCTCCCATTCATGGGGGAAATGTGAATATGTGCAGCACAACAAAGAGCTCAGATCCCCAGGAAGGAAGTCATATTCACCAAACTGCTGGCATTTGGTGTTATGTCTTCCAAATTATTTTTCAG ATAACTGCTGGTGCTGTAATGCTCACTGATTGCGTTTTTTGGCTTATCATTTTTCCATTTCTTACCATGAAAGACTACAATCTGAATTTT TTGCTGGTTGGTATGCATTCAGTGAATGCTATTTTCCTCCTTGGGGATACGGCTTTGAATTGCTTA CGATTTCCTTGGTTTAGGATCGCTTACTTCATTTTGTGGACGGGTATATTTGTGATCTTCCAGTGGATCATCCATGCTAGTGAATCAATTTG GTGGCCATACCCATTTCTTGACCTGTCTTCACCATACGCTCCACTATG GTATTTGTTAGTGGGGTTGATGCATATTCCCTGCTACAGCATTTTTGCTTTGATAATGAAGATGAAAAATTTGTCTCTGAAAAGATGGTTCCCTGATTCTTATCTATGTATGAAGTAA
- the LOC122638310 gene encoding uncharacterized protein LOC122638310 isoform X3, with translation MDFFTGSPKHSWQPVMTADTTTPSYWLNWRFFLSAIWVLIPMVLASILIWKYEGSNTSKPDRGETQQEPVGILYEDEAWRTCLKDIHPAWLLAFRIIAFSVLLALLVLNVIVDGAGILYFYTQWTFMLVTIYFGLGSLLSIYGCFQFRNRVGGDDTHHVGLEAEGGTYVAPIHGGNVNMCSTTKSSDPQEGSHIHQTAGIWCYVFQIIFQITAGAVMLTDCVFWLIIFPFLTMKDYNLNFRFPWFRIAYFILWTGIFVIFQWIIHASESIWWPYPFLDLSSPYAPLWYLLVGLMHIPCYSIFALIMKMKNLSLKRWFPDSYLCMK, from the exons ATGGATTTCTTCACAGGATCACCAAAACATTCCTGGCAGCCAGTCATGACTGCTGATACAACCACCCCTAGTTATTGGTTGAACTGGAGATTTTTCCTCTCTGCAATTTGGGTCTTGATCCCTATGGTTCTAGCATCAATACTGATATGGAAATATGAAGGCTCCAACACTTCAAAACCTGACAGAGGAGAAACCCAGCAAGAACCAGTAGGGATTTTATATGAGGATGAAGCTTGGAGGACATGTCTGAAAGATATCCACCCTGCTTGGCTATTGGCTTTCCGAATAATTGCCTTCTCTGTGCTGTTGGCATTGCTCGTTCTCAATGTCATTGTTGATGGAGCTGGCATACTTTATTTCTATACTCA ATGGACTTTTATGCTGGTTACCATTTATTTTGGG CTCGGTTCATTGCTCTCCATTTATGGATGTTTCCAATTTCGCAATAGAGTTGGCGGTGACGATACTCATCATGTGGGCTTAGAAGCAGAAGGCGGCACCTATGTAGCTCCCATTCATGGGGGAAATGTGAATATGTGCAGCACAACAAAGAGCTCAGATCCCCAGGAAGGAAGTCATATTCACCAAACTGCTGGCATTTGGTGTTATGTCTTCCAAATTATTTTTCAG ATAACTGCTGGTGCTGTAATGCTCACTGATTGCGTTTTTTGGCTTATCATTTTTCCATTTCTTACCATGAAAGACTACAATCTGAATTTT CGATTTCCTTGGTTTAGGATCGCTTACTTCATTTTGTGGACGGGTATATTTGTGATCTTCCAGTGGATCATCCATGCTAGTGAATCAATTTG GTGGCCATACCCATTTCTTGACCTGTCTTCACCATACGCTCCACTATG GTATTTGTTAGTGGGGTTGATGCATATTCCCTGCTACAGCATTTTTGCTTTGATAATGAAGATGAAAAATTTGTCTCTGAAAAGATGGTTCCCTGATTCTTATCTATGTATGAAGTAA
- the LOC122671129 gene encoding uncharacterized protein LOC122671129, producing MINGEKAREISSDVPSPDPLDEFLPCVGSKSDVLSDYSSCRESEFERYCSANSVMGTASLCSSLGTCNDLLDSDLGYTRSLGFGEDPVLENFSFGARFPKNSSDEGSFDYSSDGRVRTCREKGDVGISVSALESKVLPGLNKWSKSLPRQEENSSIGAICSENDVENLTTRTVNNLLPKDDCAEDNAEGSMLGGHKDRGLLPGSTEHYSSEEIITVQNDKDKFAICAVANEANVLQAGDNSLSYVASCGENLNKPGPNDVVQLHEPISASPVSVDGKEIGKFTEAGEETSTRSERSEDERSSVDYGTDDEQTIGLSDRINLCYYRKGKTDNENPLLLNSVVAFGSDDWDKFEQEAVESSLTVVPFDNTQELQQQHVETERNLLSSNFAVVNESNVLQSGENSTSYVPSCGENKPGPNDVFQLHESTSASGVSVDGTELGKLTEADKEISTRYERSEDERSSVDYGTDDEQRIGLSDRINLPFYHKGKTDDENPLLINTSVAFGSDDWDKFEQEAVESSLTAVPLDDTQEPQRQHVETERNLLISNFVVENESNVLQSGEISPSDVASCIENFNEPIPCDVVQLHESTSASGVSVDGMEVGKFTEVDKETSTRYEHSEDERSSVDYGTDDEQRIGLSDRINLPFYHKSKTDDENPLLINTSVAFGTDDWDKFEQEAVESSLMAVPLDETQEPQRQHVETERNLLSSNFAVVNESNVLQSGEISPSDVSPHSPSDVPSCGENFNEPCPNDVIQLHGLTSVSGFSVDGMEVGKFTETHKETSTRYEHSEDERSLVDYGTDDEQSIGLSDRINVDFYHKGKIDDENSLLINSAVAFGSDDWDKFEQEAKESSLTAVLLDEIQEPQQQHVETERNLLSSTLGAYSGSPIFGVSEQVENMEEIPISSCRVQATNKSTEYLERYSVSNVLTLRDLSVQKAPGGIDSNIMDDTAETELQYINDNEMSSLDKSEVVKVDLLGSLGILETQLQLDPLSNAAVGQLCSIATETCQDNVTVDLQNVVKDALPPMVENDEESLLMTIVTDSSVSKDLGKENVASNEAENLELNEFYDEVVHEMEEILLDSVESPGARFTKGNRASLSQHPNPFRDGSSTASTSGTDDAYPQVQQPLKIDGIEVVGAKQKKGEVSLGERLVGVKEYTVYRLRVWSGEDQWEVERRYRDFVSLYRQLKTFFADKGQVLPSPWFDVERESRKIFGNASPDVVTQRSALIQDCLRSIRHFGFLFSASSPLIWFLSPQRTLSNSSMLNTFVPHSPSAYGGETSTQGVSTLGKTISLLVEVPPHKSMKELLESQHYSCAGCHRYFNEGKTLLKEFVETFGWGKPRLCEYTAQLFCASCHTNDTAILPAKVLHFWDFTQYPVSQLAKSYLESIYDQPMLCVSAVNPFLVSRVPTLHHVMGIRKKVGAMLPYVHCPFRRSIYRGLGSRRYLVESNDFFALRDLVDLSRGAFAALPVMVENVSKKISEHITDQCLICCDVGVPCGARQACEDPSSLIFPFQAIEVERCRSCESVFHEACFRKLRSCPCGTNLEVEHHEGPTDTVRCNAGDEVDGALDLSARKSNTGSTMSFLTGLFSRVGSEKTLSPRDNSTVILMGSLPSNSL from the exons ATGATCAATGGAGAGAAGGCTCGAGAGATTTCCTCCGATGTCCCCTCTCCAGATCCGCTTGACGAGTTTCTGCCCTGCGTAGGGTCGAAGTCCGATGTCTTGTCAGATTACTCTTCATGTCGAGAATCAGAGTTCGAGAGGTATTGCAGCGCGAATTCAGTTATGGGGACAGCAAGTTTGTGTAGCTCCCTAGGAACTTGTAATGACCTTTTGGATTCTGATTTAGGATATACGAGGAGTTTGGGGTTCGGAGAGGATCCTGTCCTGGAAAATTTTAGTTTTGGGGCGAGATTCCCAAAGAACTCTAGCGACGAGGGTAGTTTTGATTATTCCTCCGATGGAAGAGTCCGAACTTGCAGAGAAAAAGGTGATGTTGGGATTTCTGTTTCTGCATTGGAAAGTAAGGTGTTGCCAGGCCTTAATAAATGGTCCAAGTCATTACCTAGACAGGAGGAGAATTCATCAATTGGGGCCATTTGTTCAGAAAATGATGTTGAAAATTTAACAACTCGTACTGTAAATAATTTACTGCCCAAGGATGATTGTGCCGAGGATAATGCAGAAGGTTCAATGTTGGGAGGTCACAAGGACCGAGGATTATTACCTGGTTCAACTGAGCATTATTCATCGGAAGAGATTATTACTGTACAGAACGATAAGGATAAGTTCGCCATTTGTGCGGTTGCGAATGAAGCCAATGTTTTGCAGGCTGGTGACAATTCCCTATCTTATGTTGCTTCTTGTGGAGAGAACTTGAACAAACCAGGCCCCAATGACGTGGTTCAGTTGCATGAGCCGATTTCTGCTTCTCCAGTTTCAGTTGATGGAAAAGAAATTGGGAAGTTTACTGAGGCTGGAGAAGAAACCTCAACCAGGTCCGAGCGTTCAGAAGATGAGAGGTCATCGGTGGATTATGGGACAGATGATGAACAAACTATTGGTTTAAGTGATAGGATAAACCTATGTTATTATCGCAAGGGCAAAACTGACAATGAGAATCCATTGCTTCTTAACTCAGTTGTGGCTTTTGGTTCAGATGATTGGGATAAGTTCGAGCAAGAAGCAGTGGAAAGCAGTTTAACGGTTGTGCCATTTGATAATACTCAAGAACTGCAACAACAACATGTAGAAACTGAAAGGAATCTTCTGAGTTCTAATTTTGCGGTTGTGAATGAATCCAATGTTTTGCAGTCTGGTGAAAATTCGACATCTTATGTTCCTTCTTGTGGAGAGAACAAACCAGGACCCAATGACGTGTTTCAGTTGCATGAGTCGACTTCAGCTTCTGGAGTTTCAGTTGATGGAACAGAGTTAGGGAAGCTTACTGAGGCAGACAAGGAAATATCAACCAGGTACGAGCGTTCAGAAGATGAGAGGTCATCGGTGGATTATGGCACAGATGATGAACAAAGGATTGGTTTAAGTGATAGGATTAATCTACCTTTTTATCACAAGGGCAAAACTGACGATGAGAATCCATTGCTTATAAATACATCTGTGGCCTTCGGTTCAGATGATTGGGATAAGTTCGAGCAAGAAGCAGTGGAAAGCAGTTTAACGGCTGTGCCGTTGGATGATACTCAAGAGCCGCAACGACAGCATGTAGAAACTGAAAGGAATCTTCTGATTTCTAATTTTGTAGTTGAGAATGAATCCAATGTTTTGCAGTCTGGTGAAATTTCCCCATCTGATGTTGCTTCTTGTATAGAGAACTTCAACGAACCAATCCCCTGTGACGTGGTTCAGTTGCATGAGTCAACTTCAGCTTCTGGAGTTTCAGTTGATGGAATGGAAGTTGGGAAGTTTACCGAGGTAGACAAGGAAACTTCAACCAGGTACGAGCATTCAGAAGATGAGAGGTCATCGGTGGATTATGGTACAGATGATGAACAAAGGATTGGTTTAAGTGATAGGATTAACCTACCTTTTTATCACAAGAGCAAAACCGACGATGAGAATCCATTGCTTATTAACACATCTGTGGCCTTCGGTACAGATGATTGGGATAAGTTCGAGCAAGAAGCAGTGGAAAGCAGTTTAATGGCTGTGCCGTTGGATGAAACTCAAGAGCCGCAACGACAGCATGTAGAAACTGAAAGGaatcttctaagttctaattttGCGGTTGTGAATGAATCCAATGTTTTGCAATCTGGTGAAATTTCCCCATCTGATGTTTCACCGCATTCCCCATCTGATGTTCCTTCTTGCGGAGAGAATTTCAATGAACCATGCCCCAATGACGTGATTCAGTTGCATGGGTTGACTTCAGTTTCTGGATTTTCAGTTGATGGAATGGAAGTTGGGAAGTTTACTGAGACACACAAGGAAACCTCAACCAGGTATGAGCATTCAGAAGATGAGAGGTCATTGGTTGATTACGGTACAGATGATGAACAAAGTATTGGTTTAAGTGATAGGATAAACGTAGATTTTTATCACAAGGGCAAAATTGACGATGAAAATTCATTGCTTATTAACTCAGCTGTGGCCTTTGGTTCAGATGATTGGGATAAGTTTGAGCAAGAAGCAAAGGAAAGCAGTTTAACGGCTGTACTGTTGGATGAAATTCAAGAGCCGCAACAACAGCATGTAGAAACTGAAAGGAATCTTCTGAGTTCCACCCTTGGGGCCTACAGTGGTTCTCCAATTTTTGGTGTTTCTGAGCAAGTTGAAAATATGGAAGAAATACCTATAAGTAGTTGTCGAGTCCAAGCCACAAATAAATCAACTGAATATCTAGAAAGATATTCAGTCAGCAACGTCCTTACATTGCGGGACCTATCTGTGCAAAAGGCTCCAGGAGGGATAGATTCGAACATCATGGATGATACAGCAGAAACCGAGCTTCAGTATATAAATGACAATGAAATGAGCAGCCTTGATAAGAGTGAGGTTGTAAAAGTTGACTTGTTGGGGTCCTTGGGGATATTAGAAACTCAGCTTCAGTTGGATCCTCTTTCTAATGCTGCGGTTGGCCAACTTTGTTCTATTGCAACAGAAACATGTCAAGATAACGTGACAGTAGATTTGCAAAATGTTGTAAAAGATGCACTCCCGCCAATGGTTGAAAATGATGAGGAGTCCCTTCTAATGACAATAGTGACAGATTCTTCTGTATCAAAAGATCTGGGTAAAGAAAATGTGGCATCGAATGAG GCTGAGAACCTCGAGTTAAATGAATTCTATGATGAGGTTGTCCATGAAATGGAGGAGATTTTACTTGATTCTGTGGAGTCTCCTGGGGCTAGGTTCACCAAGGGTAATAGGGCATCTCTATCACAGCATCCTAATCCTTTTAGAGATGGCAGCTCGACTGCTTCTACATCCGGTACTGATGATGCATACCCACAAGTCCAGCAGCCTCTAAAAATTGATGGGATTGAAGTTGTAGGTGCAAAGCAAAAGAAAGGAGAGGTCTCACTGGGGGAGAGACTGGTTGGTGTGAAGGAATACACAGTTTACAGGTTAAGAGTATGGAGTGGCGAGGACCAATGGGAGGTTGAACGGCGATATCGTGATTTCGTTTCTCTTTATCGTCAGTTGAAAACATTTTTTGCTGATAAAGGTCAGGTCCTTCCTTCCCCCTGGTTTGATGTTGAACGAGAATCAAGAAAGATATTTGGGAATGCTTCTCCTGATGTTGTCACTCAGAGAAGTGCTCTTATCCAAGATTGTTTACGTTCCATTCGGCACTTTGGGTTTTTATTCAGCGCATCGAGTCCTCTGATTTGGTTTTTATCCcctcaaagaaccctctctaATTCCTCTATGTTAAACACTTTTGTGCCTCATTCACCTTCAGCATATGGTGGAGAAACTTCAACACAAGGTGTTTCCACTTTGGGAAAAACAATATCACTTCTGGTGGAAGTCCCACCTCACAAATCAATGAAAGAGTTGCTGGAATCACAACATTATTCTTGTGCAGGATGCCACAGATATTTTAATGAGGGGAAGACACTGTTAAAAGAATTTGTAGAGACATTTGGGTGGGGCAAGCCTAGACTATGTGAATACACTGCTCAACTGTTTTGTGCTTCGTGCCATACTAATGACACTGCCATTCTACCTGCTAAAGTCTTGCATTTCTGGGATTTTACTCAATATCCAGTTTCACAATTGGCTAAATCATACCTTGAGTCTATCTATGACCAG cCTATGCTTTGTGTCAGTGCGGTTAATCCTTTTCTAGTTTCACGGGTTCCAACCCTTCATCATGTTATGGGTATCAGAAAGAAAGTAGGTGCTATGCTTCCATATGTTCACTGCCCATTTCGGAGGTCCATCTATAGAGGACTGGGTTCTCGAAGATATCTTGTTGAAAGCAATGATTTCTTTGCACTCCGAGACCTTGTTGATCTATCCAGAGGGGCATTTGCAG CACTCCCAGTCATGGTTGAGAATGTCTCCAAGAAAATCTCGGAGCACATCACTGACCAGTGCCTCATATGCTGTGATGTCGGTGTTCCTTGTGGTGCTCGACAAGCTTGTGAAGACCCATCGTCCCTCATTTTCCCATTTCAG GCAATTGAGGTGGAAAGATGCAGGTCTTGTGAATCGGTTTTCCATGAAGCTTGCTTCAGAAAGCTTAGAAGCTGCCCATGTGGCACAAATCTTGAGGTGGAACATCATGAAGGTCCAACAGACACTGTCAGGTGCAATGCTGGTGATGAAGTGGATGGAGCTTTAGATTTGTCTGCAAGGAAGTCCAACACCGGGTCAACAATGAGTTTTCTCACTGGGCTGTTCTCGAGAGTAGGATCAGAGAAGACATTAAGTCCTAGAGATAACAGTACAGTTATTCTCATGGGTTCTTTGCCAAGTAATTCTCTCTAA